In a single window of the Streptacidiphilus sp. P02-A3a genome:
- the pstC gene encoding phosphate ABC transporter permease subunit PstC has product MDLPDTAPPHDSSPLESAAGAPQSEPTTDLLADGRPPVERGTAASEQSERRKRVVRPGDLIFAGASRGSGILLLVVMAAIAVFLTIRSVHAISVDGGNFFTTQGYDIEDTPMVFGMSALVLGTVVSAVVAMVLAVPVSIGVALFISHLAPRRMAQALGYVVDLLAAVPSIVYGLWGALFLVPHMLGVNAWLNQYFGWTYVFKQQMPGDQPRSLFTVGVLLAIMILPIVTAVTREIFLQVPRAHEEAALALGATRWEVIRTAVLPFARSGIVSASMLGLGRALGETMAVATVLSPSLVLSLHITDPGGSTIAQNIATQFGDALGDGRDALIASGLVLFVITLLVNGGARLIIARRKEYSGANA; this is encoded by the coding sequence ATGGACCTCCCTGACACGGCTCCGCCACACGACAGCTCACCGCTGGAGAGCGCCGCAGGCGCCCCGCAGAGCGAGCCCACCACCGACCTCCTCGCCGACGGCCGCCCGCCTGTCGAGCGGGGTACAGCCGCGTCCGAGCAGTCCGAACGCCGCAAGCGCGTCGTCCGCCCGGGCGACCTGATCTTCGCCGGAGCCTCGCGCGGCTCCGGCATCCTGCTGCTGGTGGTCATGGCCGCGATCGCGGTCTTCCTGACCATCCGCTCCGTGCACGCGATCAGCGTGGACGGCGGGAACTTCTTCACCACCCAGGGCTACGACATCGAGGACACCCCCATGGTGTTCGGGATGTCCGCGCTGGTCCTCGGCACGGTGGTGAGCGCCGTGGTCGCGATGGTGCTGGCGGTGCCGGTGTCCATCGGCGTGGCGCTGTTCATCTCGCACCTCGCGCCGCGCCGGATGGCCCAGGCCCTCGGCTACGTGGTGGACCTGCTCGCCGCCGTCCCCAGCATCGTCTACGGCCTGTGGGGCGCGCTGTTCCTGGTGCCGCACATGCTCGGCGTCAACGCCTGGCTGAACCAGTACTTCGGCTGGACCTACGTCTTCAAGCAGCAGATGCCCGGCGACCAGCCGCGCAGCCTGTTCACCGTGGGCGTGCTGCTGGCCATCATGATCCTCCCGATCGTCACCGCGGTGACCCGCGAGATCTTCCTCCAGGTCCCCCGGGCCCACGAGGAGGCCGCGCTGGCGCTGGGCGCCACCCGCTGGGAGGTCATCCGGACCGCCGTGCTGCCCTTCGCCCGGTCCGGCATCGTCAGCGCCTCCATGCTCGGCCTCGGCCGGGCCCTGGGCGAGACCATGGCCGTGGCCACGGTGCTCTCGCCGAGCCTGGTGCTGAGCCTGCACATCACCGACCCGGGCGGCAGCACCATCGCCCAGAACATCGCCACCCAGTTCGGCGACGCCCTCGGTGACGGCCGTGACGCGCTGATCGCCTCCGGTCTGGTCCTCTTCGTCATCACGCTGCTGGTCAACGGTGGTGCTCGGCTGATCATCGCCCGCCGCAAGGAATACTCGGGGGCGAACGCCTGA
- the pstA gene encoding phosphate ABC transporter permease PstA yields MSTISTTPKNNPLSSSLTGRRLPRWTPAATVVGAAVLAVLIGTVFSVSSKLQWCLMGAIFFVLGQYILARAVEGRRQAKNGLITSLVWVAFLLALLPLVGLLYYTISQGIGVINITFLTHSMNDISPNQAGGGLYHALIATLEQVGLAAVIAGPVGILTAVYLVEYGNGGLLARCVTFFVDVMSGVPSIVAGLFILTFWIMILNMPYTGFAGSLALAILMMPIVVRSTEEMLKLVPNELREASLALGVPKWLTIVRIVLPTSIGGITTGLMLAVARIIGETAPILMLVFGTDLINNNPFSGPQSSLPLYVYQQYNAGTDASQARAWGAALVLIVLVMLLNLVARGIARWKAPKASH; encoded by the coding sequence ATGAGCACCATCTCCACCACGCCGAAGAACAACCCGCTGTCGTCCAGCCTCACCGGACGCCGCCTGCCCCGCTGGACCCCGGCCGCGACCGTCGTCGGCGCCGCCGTACTGGCGGTCCTGATCGGCACCGTCTTCTCGGTCTCCAGCAAGCTCCAGTGGTGCCTGATGGGCGCGATCTTCTTCGTGCTCGGCCAGTACATCCTGGCCCGCGCCGTCGAGGGCCGCCGCCAGGCCAAGAACGGGCTGATCACCAGCCTGGTCTGGGTGGCCTTCCTGCTGGCGCTGCTGCCGCTGGTCGGCCTGCTGTACTACACGATCTCGCAGGGCATCGGCGTCATCAACATCACCTTCCTGACGCACTCGATGAACGACATCTCGCCCAACCAGGCGGGCGGCGGGCTCTACCACGCGCTGATCGCCACCCTGGAGCAGGTCGGGCTGGCCGCCGTGATCGCCGGACCGGTCGGCATCCTGACCGCCGTCTACCTGGTCGAGTACGGCAACGGCGGCCTCCTGGCCAGGTGCGTCACCTTCTTCGTGGACGTGATGAGCGGCGTTCCGTCGATCGTCGCGGGCCTCTTCATCCTGACGTTCTGGATCATGATCCTGAACATGCCCTACACCGGCTTCGCCGGCAGCCTGGCCCTGGCCATCCTGATGATGCCGATCGTGGTGCGCTCCACCGAGGAGATGCTCAAGCTCGTCCCCAACGAGCTGCGCGAGGCCAGCCTCGCCCTGGGCGTGCCCAAGTGGCTGACCATCGTGCGGATCGTCCTGCCGACCTCCATCGGCGGGATCACCACCGGCCTGATGCTGGCCGTCGCCCGCATCATCGGCGAGACCGCACCGATCCTGATGTTGGTCTTCGGCACCGACCTGATCAACAACAACCCGTTCAGCGGACCGCAGTCCTCGCTGCCGCTGTACGTCTACCAGCAGTACAACGCCGGGACCGACGCCTCGCAGGCGCGGGCCTGGGGCGCCGCGCTGGTGCTGATCGTGCTGGTCATGCTGTTGAACCTGGTCGCCCGCGGCATCGCCCGCTGGAAGGCGCCGAAGGCATCGCACTGA
- the pstB gene encoding phosphate ABC transporter ATP-binding protein PstB, translated as MAKRIDVSGLNAYYGNFRAVEDISMTVEPRSVTAFIGPSGCGKSTFLRTLNRMHEVIPGARVEGKVLLDDENLYGNGVDPVAVRRTVGMVFQRPNPFPSMSIKENVAAGLKLNGVRDRKRIDEAVERSLIGANLWNEVKDRLNRPGAGLSGGQQQRLCIARAIAVEPQVLLMDEPCSALDPISTLAIEDLIGTLKEQFTIVIVTHNMQQAARVSDRTAFFNLSAVGQPGRLIEIDATEKIFSNPSVQATEDYISGRFG; from the coding sequence ATGGCCAAGCGCATCGATGTCAGCGGGCTGAACGCCTACTACGGAAACTTCCGGGCCGTCGAGGACATCTCGATGACCGTCGAGCCCCGCTCCGTGACCGCCTTCATCGGCCCCTCCGGCTGCGGCAAGTCCACCTTCCTGCGCACGCTCAACCGCATGCACGAGGTCATCCCCGGCGCCCGGGTCGAGGGCAAGGTGCTGCTGGACGACGAGAACCTGTACGGCAACGGGGTCGACCCGGTCGCCGTCCGCCGCACCGTCGGCATGGTCTTCCAGCGCCCCAACCCCTTCCCCTCCATGTCCATCAAGGAGAACGTCGCCGCCGGGCTGAAGCTCAACGGCGTCCGCGACCGGAAGCGGATCGACGAGGCCGTCGAGCGCTCGCTGATCGGCGCGAACCTGTGGAACGAGGTCAAGGACCGGCTGAACCGCCCCGGCGCCGGCCTCTCCGGCGGCCAGCAGCAGCGGCTCTGCATCGCCCGCGCCATCGCGGTCGAGCCGCAGGTGCTGCTGATGGACGAGCCCTGCTCGGCCCTGGACCCGATCTCCACCCTCGCCATCGAGGACCTGATCGGGACCCTCAAGGAGCAGTTCACCATCGTCATCGTCACCCACAACATGCAGCAGGCCGCGCGTGTCAGCGACCGCACCGCCTTCTTCAACCTGTCGGCGGTGGGCCAGCCGGGACGCCTGATCGAGATAGACGCCACGGAGAAGATCTTCTCCAACCCGTCCGTCCAGGCCACCGAGGACTACATCTCCGGCCGCTTCGGCTGA
- a CDS encoding anion permease — MLGLVLVVAVAFGFAYTNGFHDSANAIATSVSTRALTPRAALMMAAVMNLAGAFFGTGVAKTVSDGIIEAPTGGKGMVILWAALVGAIAWNLVTWYFGLPSSSTHSLFGGMVGAALAGGTGVIWSGVWKNVVLPMITSPLVGLVLGFMVMVAIMWIFRRANPHRAKRNFRVAQTVSAAAMALGHGLQDSQKTMGVVVLALTISHHLTGTAIPFWVKVSTAVVLSLGTWAGGWRIMRTLGRKIIELDPPQGFAAESVASSILYITSYVYKVPVSTTHIITSAIMGVGATKRVRAVRWGVAQNIVIGWVLTMPAAGLVAAVVYWISWAIVR, encoded by the coding sequence ATGCTCGGACTCGTCCTGGTGGTGGCGGTCGCCTTCGGCTTCGCCTACACCAACGGCTTCCACGACTCCGCGAACGCCATTGCCACCTCGGTGTCGACCAGGGCGCTGACGCCGCGGGCGGCGCTGATGATGGCGGCGGTGATGAACCTGGCCGGGGCCTTCTTCGGGACCGGGGTCGCCAAGACCGTCAGCGACGGCATCATCGAGGCCCCGACCGGGGGCAAGGGGATGGTGATCCTCTGGGCCGCGCTGGTCGGGGCGATCGCCTGGAACCTGGTGACCTGGTACTTCGGGCTGCCGTCCTCGTCCACCCACTCGCTGTTCGGCGGGATGGTGGGGGCGGCGCTGGCCGGTGGTACCGGGGTGATCTGGTCGGGGGTGTGGAAGAACGTCGTACTGCCGATGATCACCTCGCCACTGGTCGGCCTGGTGCTCGGCTTCATGGTGATGGTCGCCATCATGTGGATCTTCCGCCGGGCGAACCCGCACCGGGCCAAGCGCAACTTCCGGGTGGCGCAGACGGTGTCGGCGGCGGCGATGGCGCTCGGCCACGGCCTGCAGGACTCGCAGAAGACCATGGGGGTGGTGGTGCTGGCGCTGACCATCTCGCACCACCTGACCGGCACCGCGATCCCGTTCTGGGTGAAGGTCAGCACCGCCGTGGTGCTGTCGCTGGGCACCTGGGCGGGCGGCTGGCGGATCATGCGCACCCTCGGCCGCAAGATCATCGAGTTGGACCCGCCGCAGGGCTTCGCCGCCGAGTCGGTGGCCTCGTCGATCCTCTACATCACCTCGTACGTGTACAAGGTGCCGGTCTCGACGACCCACATCATCACGTCCGCGATCATGGGTGTGGGCGCGACCAAGCGGGTGCGCGCGGTCCGCTGGGGGGTCGCCCAGAACATCGTCATCGGCTGGGTGCTGACCATGCCCGCCGCCGGGCTGGTGGCCGCGGTGGTCTACTGGATCAGCTGGGCGATCGTGCGCTGA
- a CDS encoding DUF47 domain-containing protein — translation MRIRLTPRETSFYDMFAASASNLVTGSKLLLELLGADVAARPELAERMRAAEHSGDDITHAIFHQLNSSFITPFDREDIYNLASSLDDIMDFMEEAVDLVVLYEIETLPQGIEQQIEVLARAAELTAAAMPNLRTMDNLTEYWIEVNRLENQADQIHRKLLAHLFSGSYEAIEVLKLKQVVDVLEEAADAFEHVANTVETIAVKES, via the coding sequence GTGCGAATTCGTCTGACCCCCCGGGAGACGAGCTTCTATGACATGTTCGCCGCTTCGGCGAGCAATCTCGTCACGGGCTCAAAGCTCCTGCTGGAGCTGCTCGGTGCAGATGTCGCCGCACGGCCCGAGCTCGCCGAGCGGATGCGTGCCGCCGAGCACTCCGGTGACGACATCACCCATGCCATCTTCCACCAGCTGAACTCCTCGTTCATCACCCCGTTCGACCGGGAGGACATCTACAACCTGGCGTCCTCCCTGGACGACATCATGGACTTCATGGAGGAGGCGGTCGACCTGGTCGTCCTCTATGAGATCGAGACCCTGCCGCAGGGCATCGAGCAGCAGATCGAGGTGCTGGCGCGGGCGGCGGAGCTGACCGCGGCGGCCATGCCGAACCTGCGCACCATGGACAACCTGACGGAGTACTGGATCGAGGTGAACCGGCTGGAGAACCAGGCGGACCAGATCCACCGGAAGCTCCTCGCGCACCTGTTCAGCGGCTCCTATGAGGCGATCGAGGTGCTGAAGCTGAAGCAGGTCGTGGACGTCCTGGAGGAAGCGGCGGACGCCTTCGAGCATGTGGCGAACACGGTGGAGACCATCGCCGTCAAGGAGTCCTGA
- a CDS encoding metal-sensitive transcriptional regulator, with amino-acid sequence METPQQGQPDLSGAPPGPHGYSSQREAHIKRLRRIEGQVRGLQRMVEEDVYCIDILTQVSASTKALQSFALSLLEEHLRHCVAAAVADGGPEADDKVAEATAAIARLLRS; translated from the coding sequence ATGGAGACACCGCAGCAGGGGCAACCGGACCTGTCGGGCGCGCCGCCCGGACCGCACGGCTACAGCTCGCAGCGCGAGGCGCACATCAAGCGGCTGCGCCGGATCGAGGGTCAGGTCCGGGGGCTCCAGCGGATGGTGGAGGAGGACGTCTACTGCATCGACATCCTCACCCAGGTGTCCGCGAGCACCAAGGCGCTCCAGTCCTTCGCACTGAGTCTGCTGGAGGAGCATCTGCGGCACTGCGTCGCCGCGGCGGTGGCCGACGGCGGACCGGAGGCGGACGACAAAGTGGCCGAGGCCACAGCGGCGATCGCCCGGCTGCTCCGGTCCTGA
- a CDS encoding FAD-binding oxidoreductase yields MITSRRSVLRGAGALTAAAAGLTACTSGKSAAAASGPATTTGPSTAAAGTGGVPASSPVTASPGPADWAALAKDLGGPLIRPGDSRYADARRLFQPQYDSLAPSAVAYVDGAHDVSTALAFARKYRLPVAARCGGHSYAGWSSGSGLVLDVGKLNGVSASSGAATVGAGARLIDVYTGLADRGVTIPAGSCPTVGVTGLTLGGGIGVTGRAYGLTCDSLTGAEVVTADGTVRQVSASSEADLFWALRGGGGGNFGVVTSLSFRTHPAAECSYAFLSWPWSQAEQVVRSWQAWAPSAPDAMWADLHLLVWANGQYQLGTTVNYLGPQSELQNQIDRLGTPPSSAYVHTASYLDTMQVMGGVAGWSPAASHLPGTLPGQNPAGRVTRESYGARSDIFNRSIDGSGISALIAAIERYPKIAPAGGSAGVAFDALGGAINRVGRGSTAFVHRGGQFTAQYTANYPDGVTGGTAADRSWSWLDGVWSAMRPYASGEAYQNYVDPRLTGWEQAYYGSNAARLRSVKRSYDPGNLFHFPQSIPVG; encoded by the coding sequence ATGATCACTTCCCGACGCTCCGTGCTGCGCGGCGCGGGCGCGCTGACCGCGGCGGCGGCCGGCCTCACGGCCTGCACCAGCGGCAAGTCGGCCGCCGCTGCCAGCGGCCCGGCCACCACCACCGGTCCGAGCACGGCCGCGGCCGGGACCGGCGGCGTCCCGGCGTCCAGTCCGGTGACCGCGTCGCCGGGCCCGGCGGACTGGGCGGCGCTGGCCAAGGACCTCGGCGGGCCGCTGATCCGCCCCGGCGACAGCCGCTACGCCGACGCGCGGCGGCTGTTCCAGCCGCAGTACGACTCACTCGCGCCGAGCGCGGTGGCCTATGTGGACGGCGCGCACGACGTGTCCACCGCGCTGGCCTTCGCCCGCAAGTACCGGCTGCCGGTGGCCGCCCGCTGCGGCGGGCACAGCTACGCGGGCTGGTCCTCCGGCAGCGGCCTGGTCCTGGACGTCGGCAAGCTGAACGGCGTCAGCGCCTCCTCCGGGGCGGCCACCGTCGGCGCGGGCGCGCGGCTGATCGACGTCTACACCGGCCTGGCGGACCGGGGGGTGACCATCCCGGCGGGCTCCTGCCCGACCGTGGGCGTGACCGGTCTCACCCTCGGCGGCGGCATCGGGGTGACCGGCCGGGCCTACGGGCTGACCTGCGACAGCCTCACCGGCGCCGAGGTGGTCACCGCGGACGGCACGGTCCGCCAGGTCAGCGCGTCCAGCGAGGCCGACCTGTTCTGGGCGCTGCGCGGCGGAGGCGGCGGCAACTTCGGCGTGGTCACCTCGCTCTCCTTCCGCACCCACCCGGCGGCCGAGTGCTCGTACGCCTTCCTCTCCTGGCCCTGGTCCCAGGCCGAGCAGGTGGTCCGCTCCTGGCAGGCCTGGGCGCCGAGCGCGCCCGACGCCATGTGGGCCGACCTGCACCTGCTGGTCTGGGCGAACGGGCAGTACCAGCTGGGCACCACGGTCAACTACCTGGGCCCGCAGTCGGAGCTGCAGAACCAGATCGACCGGCTGGGCACCCCGCCCTCCTCGGCCTACGTGCACACCGCCTCCTACCTGGACACCATGCAGGTGATGGGCGGGGTGGCCGGCTGGTCGCCGGCCGCCTCGCACCTGCCCGGCACGCTGCCGGGCCAGAACCCGGCGGGCCGGGTCACCCGGGAGTCCTACGGCGCGCGCTCCGACATCTTCAACCGGTCGATCGACGGCAGCGGGATCTCCGCGCTGATCGCCGCGATCGAGCGCTACCCGAAGATCGCCCCGGCGGGCGGCAGCGCGGGCGTCGCCTTCGACGCGCTGGGCGGCGCGATCAACCGGGTCGGGCGCGGCTCCACCGCCTTCGTCCACCGCGGCGGACAGTTCACCGCCCAGTACACCGCCAACTACCCGGACGGGGTGACCGGCGGCACCGCGGCCGACCGCTCCTGGTCCTGGCTGGACGGCGTCTGGTCGGCGATGCGCCCGTACGCGAGCGGCGAGGCGTACCAGAACTACGTGGACCCCCGGCTGACCGGCTGGGAGCAGGCCTACTACGGCAGCAACGCGGCCCGGCTGCGGTCGGTCAAGCGGAGCTACGACCCGGGCAACCTGTTCCACTTCCCGCAGAGCATCCCGGTGGGCTAG
- a CDS encoding phosphatase PAP2 family protein, whose amino-acid sequence MATLLADDSGAMGGGSIDWTLVSGINGFARHLPSWLDSTLAFLGEYGVPLASVLMLVAGWSWARRRPDAPAAVAGVLWAGLASGLALVLNIPVRAIVQRQRPFVAHPGQLDLLTAHQANGSFASDHATFTMAVAIGLLLVNRKLGLAAGALAAAEGFLRVFMGVHYPTDVVGGYALGTATVLLLAPLAMAVLVPLTRSASRTAAAPLIVAPSRSSRRPVRRAAAVPRPHGGEPEADRDLAA is encoded by the coding sequence GTGGCGACGCTGCTGGCGGACGATAGCGGTGCGATGGGTGGCGGCTCGATCGACTGGACGCTCGTCTCCGGCATCAACGGCTTCGCCCGGCACCTCCCCTCCTGGCTCGACAGCACCCTCGCCTTCCTCGGCGAGTACGGGGTGCCGCTGGCCTCGGTGCTGATGCTGGTCGCGGGCTGGAGCTGGGCCCGCCGCAGGCCGGACGCACCGGCGGCGGTCGCCGGGGTGCTCTGGGCCGGGCTGGCCTCCGGGCTCGCCCTGGTGCTGAACATCCCGGTCCGGGCCATCGTCCAGCGCCAGCGCCCCTTCGTCGCCCACCCCGGGCAGCTGGACCTGCTGACGGCGCACCAGGCGAACGGCTCGTTCGCGAGCGACCACGCGACCTTCACCATGGCGGTCGCCATCGGCCTGCTGCTGGTCAACCGCAAGCTGGGGCTGGCCGCGGGCGCGCTGGCCGCGGCCGAGGGCTTCCTGCGGGTGTTCATGGGCGTGCACTACCCGACCGACGTGGTCGGCGGCTACGCCCTGGGCACGGCCACCGTGCTGCTGCTCGCCCCGCTGGCCATGGCCGTACTGGTGCCGCTGACCCGCTCGGCGTCCCGCACCGCCGCCGCCCCGCTGATCGTGGCCCCGAGCCGGTCCTCCCGCCGTCCGGTCCGCCGCGCCGCCGCCGTCCCCCGGCCGCACGGCGGCGAGCCGGAGGCCGACCGCGACCTGGCCGCCTAG
- a CDS encoding bifunctional lytic transglycosylase/C40 family peptidase, with the protein MAGRRVWAVAGGGGAALAGFLALLVVGTYAASGSILQSQQTALAQLAPGTVPAAYAALIQQWGTLCPQLSPPLLAAQMYQESGFNPNAVSPVGAQGIAQFMPATWQIYGIDPTHAHAAPDVWDPADAIPAAASYDCQLAQDTKSVPGSSTSNMLAAYNAGPYAVISADGIPSYTQTENYVSSITKLAQSFAATTTITFSEQAAGAIYYAQSKLGTPYLWGGEGLASQNYEFDCSGLTQAAYASVGIQIPRVAADQWYAGPHPSRSQLQPGDLVFFSTDPNDPSKIHHVGIYVGGGMMIDAPHTGSVIRYDPIDAEGDYFGATRVTAGGAAALPTLQPGGGIANGGSLS; encoded by the coding sequence ATGGCCGGCCGACGTGTCTGGGCCGTCGCCGGCGGCGGTGGTGCGGCGCTCGCCGGATTCCTGGCGCTGCTCGTCGTCGGCACCTACGCCGCCTCGGGCTCCATCCTGCAGAGCCAGCAGACCGCGCTGGCCCAGCTGGCTCCGGGCACCGTCCCCGCCGCCTACGCCGCGCTGATCCAGCAGTGGGGCACCCTCTGCCCGCAGCTGTCGCCGCCGCTGCTGGCCGCGCAGATGTACCAGGAGAGCGGCTTCAACCCGAACGCGGTCAGCCCGGTCGGCGCCCAGGGCATCGCCCAGTTCATGCCCGCGACCTGGCAGATCTACGGCATCGACCCCACCCACGCCCATGCCGCGCCCGACGTCTGGGACCCGGCCGACGCCATCCCCGCCGCCGCCAGCTACGACTGCCAACTGGCCCAGGACACCAAGAGCGTTCCCGGCAGCAGCACCTCCAACATGCTCGCCGCCTACAACGCGGGCCCGTACGCGGTGATAAGCGCGGACGGCATCCCCAGCTACACGCAGACCGAGAACTACGTCAGCTCCATCACCAAGCTCGCCCAGTCCTTCGCGGCCACCACCACCATCACCTTCTCCGAGCAGGCGGCCGGGGCGATCTACTACGCCCAGTCCAAGCTCGGTACGCCCTACCTCTGGGGCGGTGAGGGCCTGGCCTCGCAGAACTACGAGTTCGACTGCTCCGGCCTCACCCAGGCCGCCTACGCCAGCGTGGGCATCCAGATCCCGCGGGTCGCCGCGGACCAGTGGTACGCCGGTCCGCACCCGAGCCGCAGTCAGCTCCAGCCGGGCGACCTGGTGTTCTTCTCCACCGACCCGAACGATCCCAGCAAGATCCACCACGTCGGGATCTACGTCGGCGGCGGCATGATGATCGACGCGCCGCACACCGGCTCGGTCATCCGCTACGACCCGATCGACGCCGAGGGCGACTACTTCGGCGCCACCCGGGTCACCGCCGGGGGCGCGGCCGCGCTGCCGACCCTCCAGCCGGGCGGCGGAATCGCCAACGGGGGTTCGCTGTCCTGA